In the Cellulomonas sp. C5510 genome, GTCGACGAGCACGCCCGGACGGAGCAGTGCGGCCACGCCCGCGTCCGCGAACCGCACGGGCACCACGACCGTCCCCTCCGGAGGGACAGCCGTCTCGTCCGTGAGCAGCTCCGGCACGATCGGGAGGCCCTGCGGGACCGCCACGAGGAGCGGCCGCCCCGTGACGTCACCGGAGCGCCGGGGGCCGTCACGCGGCACGAGTGCAGGCGGGACCGGCTGCAGGCGGACGTCCTGCGGCCGCAGGACGGCCCCGGCCTCCAGGTCGCGGGCCGCCACGGGCACCTCGACGGTGGGCGGGTCGGGTGGGCGGACACGCTCGACGACGGAGACCACCGCGAGGGCGGCGCAGACCGCCGCCAGCGGGCGCCGGGCCCGCCAGGCGAGCAGCCGCAGCGCCCGTCGCGCCCGTGGGGGGATCCGTTCGGTGACAGCCATGGCGCGAC is a window encoding:
- a CDS encoding SAF domain-containing protein, giving the protein MAVTERIPPRARRALRLLAWRARRPLAAVCAALAVVSVVERVRPPDPPTVEVPVAARDLEAGAVLRPQDVRLQPVPPALVPRDGPRRSGDVTGRPLLVAVPQGLPIVPELLTDETAVPPEGTVVVPVRFADAGVAALLRPGVLVDVVAAPVREGDEPERLARGAVVLAPAGSGAGDAPGTAAADSPGPAADRGGGLLGTSAADGPVLLAVGPEDALGLGASASSRVLGAVIVG